The Bacillus sp. es.036 genomic sequence GTTATCGTGGCTTTTTTATTCGGTGCATTAATCGAGGGTGCTGCAGGATTTGGTACTCCAGCGGCGCTCACCGGACCGCTGTTGGTAGCGTTAGGTTTTACCCCAATGGCAGCAGCGGCAATTGCTCTCATTGCAGATAGTTCAGCGGTATCTTATGGTGCTGTCGGTACGCCAATTCAAGTGGGGCTTAGTAATCTACCAGACGCAGGTTTATCTTTTTATCAAGATATCGGTGTTCAAATTGCTTTCTTCGATTTATTTGCGGGTACCTTCATTCCGTTTATATTAGTCGTTGTTCTAACCGTTTTTTTTGGTATGAAGAAGAGTTGGAAAGATGCAATTGAAATGCTCCCTTGGACATTATTGATCGGAATTACTTATACGTCATCTGCTTATCTCTATGCTGTATTGTTCGGTCACGAGTTTGTTGCCATCTTAGCTTCTCTTACCGGGTTAGTCGTAGCGACACTCACGGCAAAGAAAGGTTTTTTGCTTCCGAAATCTTCATGGCAAGAAGCACTTCAAGAAGATTTTGTTATTGACGAAAAAGGCTCAAAGATGGGATTAGCATCAGCGTGGTCTCCTTACTTGATTATTGTTGCGCTATTGTTAATGACTCGAATTGTACCTGCCGTAAAAGACTTTACGTTAAGTTGGGTGGACTTGACGTGGACGAATATTTTAGGTGTTGAAGGCATTACTTCCAAGTGGCAAGTATTGTATTCACCGGGAACTGTGCTCGTGCTTGCAACGATTTTAGCGGTACTCATTCAACGAAAATCATTCCGGAATTTTTCAGCTGCTGCAAAGGAATCAATTATATCGATGAAAGATGCAGCGTTAGCTTTAATCGCCACACTAGCTCTTGTGCAAGTGTTTACAAATTCAGGAATGAATATGAACGCTTTGATTAGCATGCCTCAATACATAGCTCAAACCCTGGCGAGTGGGTTTGGTTCCATGTG encodes the following:
- a CDS encoding L-lactate permease, translated to MLLLVALSAILAPFIFLVLLRMPAKKGMFFSALIVIILAFFVWGVEGEVIVASVLEGSHKALTILFILFGAIVLLNTLRHTGAVNRINQGFRNISTDMRVQIVIVAFLFGALIEGAAGFGTPAALTGPLLVALGFTPMAAAAIALIADSSAVSYGAVGTPIQVGLSNLPDAGLSFYQDIGVQIAFFDLFAGTFIPFILVVVLTVFFGMKKSWKDAIEMLPWTLLIGITYTSSAYLYAVLFGHEFVAILASLTGLVVATLTAKKGFLLPKSSWQEALQEDFVIDEKGSKMGLASAWSPYLIIVALLLMTRIVPAVKDFTLSWVDLTWTNILGVEGITSKWQVLYSPGTVLVLATILAVLIQRKSFRNFSAAAKESIISMKDAALALIATLALVQVFTNSGMNMNALISMPQYIAQTLASGFGSMWVLAAPFLGELGAFITGSATVSTLTFSPIQYSIAKETGLAKDTILSLQVIGAAAGNMICVHNVVAAGTVVGLSGKEGDIIRKTILPALLYGLLVGVAALFMTVLF